The proteins below are encoded in one region of Telopea speciosissima isolate NSW1024214 ecotype Mountain lineage chromosome 10, Tspe_v1, whole genome shotgun sequence:
- the LOC122643997 gene encoding glutamate receptor 3.7-like encodes MASIVLISFLIFISTLLNGYVHCQKPPIVNVGAVFTFDSVIGRAAKGAMEVAAADINEDSTILNGTQLNLIMEDSNCSVFMGSIKAFQVIEKEVVAIIGPQSSGTAHMISTILNGLQVPLISFSVTDPTLSTIQFPFFIRSTQSDLSQMAAMADLIDYYGWRKVIAVYVDDDYGRNGISALDDALAETMSKISYKVAFAPGANLSQISDLLNKSKLIGPRVYVVHVSPDSGLTIFSIAQHLQMMTSDYVWFATDWLCAALDSMSHLNQTSLHLQGVVALRQYIPQSWPQKAFMSRWRELHRKGLVSSWLNAYGFYAYDTVWAVAHSIDAFLNEDRNITFSFNKKLHDLDATSMQLEELKTFDGGSILLDKLLQTNFTGLTGAVQFDTDRNLIGDGYEIVNVDKAALHRIGYWSNYSGLSIEPPETSKERGQRTHSGFDQKLNNVTWPGQQTEKPRGWVIADNERPLRIGVPKRVSFTEFVNENHSSQKIEGYCIDVFNAAQELIPYAVPYKFVPFGDGHSNPSYDELVRKVAENVFDGAVGDITIFTNRTKTADFTQPYVVTGLVIVAPIKKSSAWVYLRPFTVEMWCTTTAFFVLIGVVIWILEHRINNDFRGPPRRHLITMLLFSFSTPFKTKQETMSILGRIVMMIWLFLLMEVMASYKASLASILTVQHLSSPITGIDSLIASKWPIGYQVGSFARSYLKESFNIPSSRLIPLGTPEEYKRALQRGPSNGGVAAIVDELPYVELFLSKQADFGIIGQQFSNNGWGFAFQRGSPLAVDMSTAILKLSESGKLQEIHDKWFCKIGCAIQGRHQSDPNQLKLSSFWGLYLLFGALMVTAFLVFIIQMVQQFVQYKRKQRELTSHASDPSIARCSQVIYNFLHFVIEKEEAMKKMFKQCDNPEPRAS; translated from the exons ATGGCTTCCATTGTTCttatttcattcttaattttCATATCCACCCTCCTTAATGGTTATGTGCACTGCCAGAAGCCCCCAATTGTGAACGTTGGTGCAGTCTTTACATTTGATTCTGTGATCGGTAGAGCAGCGAAAGGAGCCATGGAAGTTGCAGCTGCCGATATCAATGAGGATTCAACCATTCTTAATGGGACCCAACTCAATTTAATAATGGAGGATTCAAACTGCAGCGTTTTCATGGGGTCCATTAAAG CTTTTCAAGTGATTGAGAAAGAAGTGGTGGCCATTATTGGACCACAATCTTCAGGAACAGCTCATATGATCTCAACCATTCTCAATGGACTCCAAGTGCCTCTTATCTCATTTTCTGTCACAGACCCAACTCTCTCTACCATTCAATTTCCCTTCTTTATACGAAGCACACAGAGTGATTTGAGCCAAATGGCAGCCATGGCTGATTTGATTGACTATTATGGGTGGCGGAAGGTCATTGCTGTGTATGTGGATGATGATTATGGAAGGAATGGGATATCTGCTCTAGATGATGCACTTGCAGAGACAATGTCAAAGATTTCTTATAAAGTGGCATTTGCACCTGGAGCCAATCTTAGTCAAATCTCTGATTTGCTTAATAAATCCAAATTGATCGGGCCACGTGTTTACGTTGTTCATGTTAGTCCTGATTCAGGTCTCACAATCTTCTCCATAGCCCAACACCTTCAAATGATGACCAGTGATTATGTGTGGTTTGCAACAGATTGGCTTTGTGCTGCATTAGATTCAATGTCACATCTGAATCAAACATCACTCCACCTGCAAGGGGTAGTTGCACTCCGTCAGTATATTCCACAATCCTGGCCACAGAAGGCCTTCATGTCTCGCTGGAGAGAGTTACATAGAAAAGGTTTAGTAAGTTCTTGGTTGAATGCATATGGATTTTATGCTTATGATACAGTTTGGGCTGTTGCACATTCTATTGATGCATTCTTGAATGAAGATAGAAATATCACTTTCTCTTTCAATAAGAAGTTACATGATCTCGACGCAACATCAATGCAGCTGGAAGAGCTCAAAACTTTTGATGGGGGCAGCATTCTCCTTGATAAGTTATTGCAGACGAACTTCACAGGTTTAACTGGTGCAGTTCAATTTGATACAGACAGGAACCTCATTGGTGATGGTTATGAAATTGTTAATGTTGACAAAGCAGCACTCCATAGGATTGGTTACTGGTCTAACTATTCAGGTCTTTCGATTGAACCACCGGAGACATCAAAAGAACGGGGACAGCGTACCCATTCCGGTTTTGATCAGAAGCTGAACAATGTCACCTGGCCTGGTCAGCAGACAGAAAAGCCTCGTGGGTGGGTGATTGCAGACaatgaaagaccattgagaATTGGAGTGCCAAAACGAGTTAGTTTCACTGAATTTGTAAACGAAAATCATAGCAGTCAAAAAATTGAAGGGTATTGTATTGATGTGTTTAATGCAGCTCAGGAACTAATCCCCTATGCAGTTCCTTACAAATTTGTGCCTTTTGGAGATGGTCACTCCAATCCCAGTTATGATGAACTAGTCAGAAAGGTTGCAGAAAAT GTTTTTGATGGAGCTGTTGGGGACATTACTATCTTCACAAACCGGACAAAGACTGCTGATTTTACTCAGCCTTATGTTGTAACAGGTCTTGTAATAGTAGctccaataaaaaaatcaagTGCTTGGGTATACCTCAGGCCATTTACTGTGGAGATGTGGTGCACCACTACAGCATTTTTTGTCTTGATTGGAGTGGTTATTTGGATACTTGAGCATCGTATCAACAATGACTTCCGGGGCCCACCTAGACGACACCTTATAACTATGCTCCT GTTTAGCTTCTCAACACCATTTAAGACAAAAC AGGAAACCATGAGCATACTTGGGCggatagtgatgatgatatGGCTTTTCTTACTGATGGAGGTCATGGCAAGCTACAAAGCAAGTTTGGCTTCGATTCTTACTGTCCAGCACCTGTCATCACCAATCACAGGAATTGACAGTTTGATTGCAAGCAAATGGCCTATTGGTTATCAAGTTGGTTCATTTGCTAGGAGCTATCTGAAAGAAAGTTTTAACATACCTTCTTCAAGGCTGATTCCTCTTGGCACACCAGAAGAGTACAAAAGGGCACTGCAGCGTGGGCCAAGCAATGGAGGGGTGGCAGCAATTGTGGACGAGCTTCCATATGTGGAGTTGTTTCTATCAAAACAGGCAGACTTCGGTATCATCGGACAACAGTTTAGCAATAATGGATGGGGATTT GCTTTCCAGAGAGGCTCTCCTCTTGCTGTTGACATGTCTACGGCAATCCTCAAACTATCTGAAAGTGGAAAACTCCAAGAGATCCATGACAAGTGGTTTTGTAAGATAGGCTGTGCCATACAGGGAAGACACCAATCTGATCCTAACCAACTCAAGCTAAGCAGCTTCTGGGGTCTCTATCTTCTCTTTGGGGCTCTCATGGTCACCGCCtttcttgtatttataatacagATGGTTCAGCAGTTTGTTCAATACAAGCGGAAACAGAGGGAACTTACTTCTCATGCTTCTGACCCATCAATTGCTCGCTGTTCTCAGGTCATCTATAATTTCCTTCACTTCGTTATTGAGAAGGAAGAAGCCATGAAGAAAATGTTTAAGCAGTGTGACAACCCTGAACCCCGGGCAAGTTGA